The Leptospira bouyouniensis genome contains a region encoding:
- a CDS encoding WG repeat-containing protein, with protein MKSRLFLFVFLFFNLPTEGSPSNEKCPVEYNEKVVEIDDQSFIQVSSNLNSTLIQYEEAGLYSEGLALVKNGYTQQFIDQSGKVAIDLSDKFFFFQKPFSDGKAVFFNIENQRGAINKSGDVLFLKDYDQLMSFSEGIAPYMKDNKLGFIDEKGNELTKPIFEYDHKIKFEEGFSVIKSRGKYGFLDKRGKIIGDIIYEDANPFREGLASVKLNGKWGFINTKGKLVIQNKFENADSFSNGLCTVRIDGKVGYINTNGEIVIKPQYTGGRDFSGNVAFVSTGFDLGLINAKGETVFNPIFDIDIRSRFEGDVAPVRIKSKYGIIKNDGTFVRKAEFDNISEFSNGFAWFELNQLYGVIDKNGKIVIKAQFKKMPRMTAGFLIVEINGLYGYIKIPDCV; from the coding sequence ATGAAATCACGATTGTTTTTATTTGTATTCCTTTTTTTTAATTTACCAACAGAAGGCTCGCCATCCAACGAAAAGTGTCCCGTTGAATATAACGAAAAAGTTGTAGAAATTGACGATCAGTCTTTCATCCAGGTTTCTTCCAATTTGAATTCAACATTAATTCAGTATGAAGAAGCGGGGTTATATTCAGAAGGATTGGCACTAGTTAAAAATGGATACACTCAACAATTTATAGATCAATCTGGCAAAGTCGCAATAGATTTATCAGATAAATTCTTTTTCTTTCAAAAGCCTTTTTCCGATGGGAAGGCAGTATTCTTTAACATTGAAAATCAAAGGGGAGCTATCAATAAATCAGGCGATGTTCTTTTCTTAAAAGATTATGATCAATTAATGTCCTTTAGTGAAGGGATAGCTCCATATATGAAAGATAATAAGCTTGGTTTCATTGATGAAAAGGGAAATGAACTTACTAAGCCAATATTTGAATATGACCACAAGATTAAATTTGAGGAAGGCTTTTCTGTAATAAAATCTCGTGGAAAATACGGATTCCTAGACAAGAGAGGAAAAATAATAGGAGATATTATTTACGAAGATGCGAATCCATTCCGAGAAGGATTGGCTTCAGTAAAGCTAAATGGTAAATGGGGATTTATAAATACGAAAGGAAAATTGGTCATTCAAAACAAATTTGAAAACGCAGATTCATTTTCGAACGGTTTGTGTACAGTGAGGATAGATGGGAAGGTTGGTTATATAAATACCAATGGCGAAATCGTCATTAAACCTCAGTATACGGGTGGTCGTGATTTTTCTGGAAATGTTGCTTTTGTAAGTACAGGATTCGATTTAGGGTTAATCAACGCAAAGGGAGAAACGGTGTTTAATCCGATCTTCGATATAGACATTCGCTCAAGATTTGAAGGTGATGTAGCACCAGTACGGATAAAATCGAAATATGGAATTATAAAGAACGATGGAACTTTTGTAAGAAAGGCTGAATTTGATAACATTTCTGAGTTTTCGAATGGATTTGCTTGGTTTGAATTAAATCAGCTTTATGGCGTAATTGATAAAAATGGAAAAATAGTGATCAAAGCTCAATTTAAAAAAATGCCCAGGATGACGGCAGGATTCTTAATTGTAGAAATAAATGGTCTATACGGGTATATAAAGATTCCTGATTGTGTATAA
- a CDS encoding Fic/DOC family N-terminal domain-containing protein, translated as MQETTECKRFPVPNLSQEPKSNVTNTKVLNHRKSQLNVFSQLSPNVDFFIKLQIQKERTKSSNFEGTQSYFDEAVQKQELISHE; from the coding sequence TTGCAGGAAACTACAGAGTGTAAAAGATTCCCAGTTCCCAATTTGTCTCAGGAACCTAAGTCCAACGTTACTAATACAAAAGTTTTGAACCATAGAAAAAGCCAACTCAACGTCTTCTCGCAGTTAAGTCCTAATGTGGATTTTTTTATCAAATTGCAAATACAAAAAGAACGAACCAAAAGTAGCAATTTCGAAGGCACTCAGAGTTACTTTGACGAGGCAGTTCAAAAGCAAGAATTGATTTCACATGAATAA
- a CDS encoding GIY-YIG nuclease family protein, giving the protein MKPFPKKITLFLIDGDASGRISAELSNWNGITYKIPRTLIKESINREDLYSTGVYFLFGKNPEDEEKDLVYIGEAESILDRLKQHLGSKEFWIEAVCVFSKNLNKAHVKYLEKRLFELAKEANRYELENSTVPAKTSISEADQAEMEEFLENIKLTVHTLGFKLFERIDKRESEKISSQSKDFTILTKGIKATGFLTTEGFVVKKGSQAMMELVPSMEKWAKGYMRLREKLIADGTLRVEGDHYIFTHDFLFSSPSAGAVIVMGRNANGMTEWKDDKGKSLAENEAME; this is encoded by the coding sequence ATGAAACCCTTTCCCAAAAAGATCACCCTCTTCCTCATTGATGGAGACGCCAGCGGAAGGATCTCTGCGGAACTTTCCAATTGGAATGGAATCACATATAAAATTCCAAGAACTCTGATCAAGGAATCCATCAATAGGGAAGATTTATATTCCACGGGTGTATATTTTCTATTCGGAAAGAATCCAGAAGATGAAGAAAAAGACTTAGTTTATATTGGCGAAGCAGAGAGTATCCTAGACAGGCTCAAACAACATTTAGGTTCTAAAGAATTCTGGATTGAAGCAGTTTGTGTTTTTAGTAAGAACCTAAACAAAGCTCATGTAAAGTATCTAGAGAAAAGGCTTTTTGAATTAGCAAAAGAGGCAAATCGCTATGAATTGGAAAATTCTACAGTGCCCGCAAAAACATCCATATCCGAAGCAGACCAAGCGGAGATGGAAGAGTTCCTTGAAAATATCAAACTAACAGTTCACACATTAGGATTCAAATTATTCGAACGAATAGATAAAAGGGAATCCGAGAAAATATCTTCTCAGTCGAAGGACTTTACAATTTTAACGAAAGGCATTAAAGCAACAGGCTTTCTCACAACAGAAGGTTTCGTAGTTAAAAAAGGAAGCCAAGCAATGATGGAATTAGTTCCATCTATGGAGAAATGGGCAAAAGGATACATGAGACTTCGTGAAAAGCTGATTGCCGATGGAACCTTAAGAGTAGAAGGCGATCACTATATCTTCACTCACGATTTTCTTTTTTCTTCTCCTTCGGCAGGTGCTGTGATTGTGATGGGAAGAAATGCCAATGGGATGACTGAATGGAAGGATGATAAAGGAAAATCCCTCGCAGAAAACGAAGCCATGGAATAG
- a CDS encoding TIR domain-containing protein, which yields MYKIKLFYSYCHQDEEFRIELEKWLTNLRNENLIDEWHDRKILAGENWKKEIDYNLSGAHIILGLLSQNFLSSQACLKEMEYAIESVGKKFIPIIIKPCTWKDAKCSSHQIIPKDAKPVSEWDTQEKAWLNIYEELKKVITEYQNSILINEDFKKELTNIEFLSENKKELTLDDIFIFPQLLGENFDSSKEESITNWNELFFNPKNTNKFYLFEGDKLSGKTTIARNIALELAKSNVYSLLLDGELIKKTINFEKYFKDQFQKQYNGNFELWKSQQNKVVIIDDFHHLISKNILPYLEQNYSKIIILMSSDEYLTYFKDDNLSDDCKLIKIKKFTLDKQEDLIRKWKTIGGNQISDKDVDLLEDKVNTIISKNQIVPRYPFYILSILQSLEAFMPNDYKITAYGHCYQALITAHLLRKNLKPDEIDTAFNYLTQLSFDIYKHKAEYTESENLSNFNRVYKERFLVADSIINKIRNNEYPILRIKENVIEFEHHYLFFFFLGKYLAETNDKELIKELCDTIYTKESAFTIIFTVHHAQNLSIIDDVILHSLLTFDKIKPAKLLKSETDFMIQLIHELPKSILSEKSTEENRKIERKIEENANEPFSDNLNESPILREFSKSLKIMEVLGQIAKNRAGSYEKKKLKEIVLSTEELGLRVLNFLLEDMQSEEYKQWLSERLDLKLEKEELSEDEKRQFIEKSIRFFAFLITVSMIDKIADYIGSDKLLPIVDEITSANMYPAYELLSLKVHLKHGDIDFKFISDLKKNYEEKKNKWAEQVLSYYLQSYLNTHNINFRLKQKILQLLNLKSIHT from the coding sequence ATGTATAAAATTAAATTATTCTACAGTTATTGTCATCAGGATGAAGAATTTCGTATTGAACTTGAGAAATGGTTAACCAATTTAAGAAACGAAAATCTTATTGATGAATGGCATGACAGAAAAATACTCGCAGGCGAAAACTGGAAAAAAGAGATTGATTACAATCTTTCTGGAGCACATATAATACTTGGTCTGCTCTCTCAAAACTTCCTATCTTCTCAAGCATGTCTTAAGGAAATGGAATATGCGATTGAATCTGTGGGAAAAAAATTTATCCCAATTATAATTAAACCCTGTACATGGAAGGATGCGAAGTGTTCTTCCCATCAAATTATCCCAAAAGATGCGAAGCCAGTTTCAGAATGGGATACTCAAGAGAAGGCTTGGCTTAATATCTACGAAGAACTTAAAAAAGTAATTACAGAATATCAAAATTCCATTTTAATAAATGAAGATTTCAAGAAAGAATTAACGAATATAGAATTTCTTTCAGAAAATAAAAAAGAACTAACTTTAGATGACATTTTCATTTTTCCCCAATTACTGGGCGAAAACTTTGATTCTTCGAAAGAAGAATCCATAACGAATTGGAATGAGCTATTTTTTAATCCGAAGAATACTAATAAATTTTATTTATTTGAAGGAGATAAACTTTCAGGAAAGACAACAATAGCCAGAAACATCGCTTTGGAATTAGCAAAATCAAACGTTTATTCACTCTTGCTTGATGGCGAACTGATCAAAAAAACTATCAATTTTGAGAAATATTTCAAAGATCAATTCCAAAAACAGTATAATGGAAATTTTGAGCTATGGAAATCGCAACAAAACAAAGTTGTCATAATAGATGACTTTCATCATTTAATTTCAAAAAATATATTGCCTTATCTCGAACAAAACTATAGTAAAATCATAATACTAATGAGTTCTGATGAATATCTAACTTATTTTAAGGATGATAATCTATCAGATGATTGTAAATTAATCAAAATAAAAAAATTCACGTTAGATAAACAAGAAGACCTTATTCGGAAGTGGAAAACTATCGGAGGGAATCAAATATCAGACAAAGACGTCGATTTACTAGAAGATAAAGTTAATACAATAATCAGCAAAAATCAAATTGTACCTAGATATCCATTTTATATTCTCAGCATATTACAATCATTAGAAGCATTTATGCCAAATGATTACAAAATTACAGCATACGGACATTGCTATCAAGCGTTGATTACAGCCCACCTTTTAAGAAAAAATTTAAAACCAGATGAAATTGATACAGCATTTAACTACCTCACTCAATTATCATTTGATATCTACAAACACAAGGCGGAATATACTGAAAGTGAAAATTTAAGTAATTTCAATAGAGTGTACAAAGAAAGGTTCTTAGTTGCGGATAGTATCATTAATAAAATTAGAAACAACGAATACCCAATTCTTCGAATTAAAGAGAATGTCATCGAGTTTGAACATCACTACCTTTTTTTCTTTTTTTTGGGAAAATACTTAGCAGAAACTAATGATAAAGAATTAATTAAAGAATTATGCGATACAATTTATACGAAAGAAAGTGCATTTACGATTATTTTTACGGTTCATCACGCACAAAATCTAAGTATAATCGACGATGTAATTTTGCATTCTTTGCTAACGTTTGATAAAATAAAGCCAGCTAAATTATTAAAATCAGAAACCGATTTCATGATTCAACTTATACATGAACTACCAAAGTCCATTCTTTCCGAAAAATCTACAGAAGAAAACAGAAAGATTGAACGAAAAATCGAAGAGAATGCGAATGAACCTTTTTCTGATAATCTTAATGAAAGCCCAATACTTCGAGAATTTAGCAAATCTTTAAAGATTATGGAAGTTCTAGGTCAAATTGCAAAAAATCGTGCAGGTTCCTATGAAAAGAAGAAGCTGAAGGAAATAGTTTTATCTACTGAAGAATTAGGTTTAAGAGTGCTAAATTTTCTTCTAGAAGATATGCAATCCGAAGAATATAAACAGTGGTTGTCTGAAAGATTGGATTTAAAACTTGAAAAAGAGGAATTATCAGAAGATGAGAAAAGGCAATTTATAGAAAAATCGATAAGATTTTTCGCCTTTCTTATAACTGTAAGCATGATTGATAAAATTGCAGATTATATTGGTTCTGATAAATTATTGCCTATAGTAGATGAAATTACATCTGCAAATATGTACCCTGCCTATGAACTTTTATCATTGAAAGTGCATTTAAAACATGGGGATATCGATTTTAAATTCATTTCTGATTTAAAGAAAAATTATGAGGAAAAAAAGAATAAATGGGCAGAACAAGTTTTATCATATTACCTACAATCATACCTAAATACTCATAATATTAATTTTCGATTAAAACAGAAAATTTTACAGCTCTTAAATTTGAAATCAATTCATACTTAA
- a CDS encoding restriction endonuclease subunit S translates to MIKENWSEIEYYRICDKISVGIVIQPAKYYIENGIPAFRSANIKENKIDENNLISISDYGNKVNKKSILLEGDIVTVRTGYPGTSAVISKQYSGSNCIDLLISRPKKNISSNYISYWFNSEYAKSQILRAQGGLAQQHLNVAECRLLTIPLPPTLAEQEAIAEVLSDTDALITSLETTIEKKKLLKQGAMQELLTGKRRLPGFGGMGGMKDTEVGRIPEDWEVKKLGEVGVFTKGQGVRKDESNSGDIPCIRYGEIYTKHKDYIKSFYSYISTTVAKTAKKIQSGDILFAGSGETKEDIGKCVAYINSFEAYAGGDIVILSPYKCNSMFLGYLLNTPYIQKQKASRGQGDAVVHISATQLSQIRIPIPPTLTEQEAIAMVHSEIDEEIEGLENKLEKTKGIKQGLMQVLLTGKVRLV, encoded by the coding sequence ATGATTAAAGAAAATTGGTCAGAAATAGAGTATTATCGAATATGCGATAAAATTTCTGTAGGCATCGTTATTCAGCCTGCAAAATATTATATCGAAAATGGAATTCCTGCTTTTAGATCGGCAAATATTAAAGAAAATAAAATAGATGAAAATAACCTAATCTCCATTAGTGATTACGGTAATAAAGTAAATAAGAAAAGTATTCTGCTAGAAGGTGATATAGTAACTGTTCGAACTGGCTACCCAGGTACTAGTGCAGTAATTTCCAAACAATATTCTGGGTCCAATTGTATAGATTTATTAATTTCCCGCCCTAAAAAAAATATAAGTAGCAACTACATATCTTATTGGTTTAACTCTGAATATGCAAAAAGTCAAATACTACGAGCACAAGGTGGTTTAGCTCAGCAACATCTTAATGTAGCAGAATGTAGACTATTAACAATCCCCCTTCCCCCCACTCTCGCCGAACAAGAAGCCATTGCCGAAGTTCTCTCCGATACCGATGCACTGATCACTTCCCTGGAAACCACCATCGAAAAGAAAAAACTCCTGAAACAAGGAGCCATGCAAGAGTTGCTTACGGGGAAACGCCGTTTGCCTGGGTTTGGTGGGATGGGAGGAATGAAGGATACGGAGGTGGGAAGGATTCCTGAGGATTGGGAGGTGAAGAAGTTGGGGGAAGTGGGGGTTTTTACCAAAGGTCAAGGTGTTCGTAAAGATGAGTCTAATTCAGGAGATATACCTTGCATTCGATATGGAGAAATCTATACAAAGCATAAAGATTATATTAAATCCTTCTACTCCTATATTTCAACTACTGTAGCAAAAACCGCAAAAAAAATACAAAGTGGAGATATCTTGTTCGCTGGTTCTGGAGAAACGAAAGAAGATATCGGTAAATGCGTAGCATATATCAACTCATTTGAAGCATATGCTGGAGGTGATATCGTGATACTTTCACCATATAAGTGTAACTCTATGTTCCTTGGTTATTTGTTGAATACACCATATATTCAGAAACAAAAAGCAAGTCGAGGACAAGGAGATGCAGTAGTACATATATCAGCGACACAGCTTTCTCAAATCAGAATTCCGATTCCCCCCACTCTCACCGAACAAGAAGCTATTGCGATGGTGCATTCGGAAATAGATGAGGAGATTGAGGGATTGGAGAATAAGTTGGAGAAAACAAAGGGGATCAAACAGGGGTTAATGCAGGTGTTGCTGACAGGGAAAGTTAGGTTGGTGTGA